Proteins from a genomic interval of Etheostoma cragini isolate CJK2018 unplaced genomic scaffold, CSU_Ecrag_1.0 ScbMSFa_2879, whole genome shotgun sequence:
- the LOC117940617 gene encoding neoverrucotoxin subunit alpha-like, with protein sequence MPPPPPPPPPPPPPFRVEPAGLRWLTPGLWKYSCELTVDTNTVNRNLKLSDNNRTVTLVEKDQQYPGHEERFESWSPQLLCREGLTGRCYWEVQMRGKVQVAVSYRGISRTGDSRESVFGRNDHSWSLFCSNGRYSVRHNNRDTSVSSSRVSSRVAVYVDVPAGSLSFYTVSSDYSLIHLHTFNTTFTQTLYPGIGFGLGFGNEYLPGSSVSLCHL encoded by the exons atgccccccccccccccccccccccccccccccccccctcctttcagGGTGGAGCCTGCTGGACTCAGATGGTTGACACCAGGTCTGTGGAAGT ATTCCTGTGAACTCACAGTCGACACCAACACGGTGAACAGGAACCTCaaactgtctgacaacaacaggacGGTGACATTAGTGGAGAAGGATCAGCAATATCCTGGTCATGAAGAGAGGTTTGAGTCCTGGTCTcctcagctgctgtgtagagaaggtctgactggtcgctgttactgggaggtcCAGATGAGAGGAAAGGTTCAGGTAGCGGTGAGTTACAGAGGAATCAGTAGGACAGGAGACAGTAGAGAAAGTGTGTTCGGACGTAATGATCACTCCTGGAGTCTGTTCTGCTCTAATGGTCGTTACTCTGTCCGGCACAATAACAGAGACACATCCGTCTCCTCTTCCCGTGTCTCTAGCagagtagcagtgtatgtggacgttcctgctggctctctgtccttctacacagTCTCCTCTGACTACTCACTGATCCACCTCCACACCTTCAACACCACATTCACTCAGACTCTCTACCCTGGGATtgggtttgggttagggtttggGAATGAGTACCTCCCTggttcctcagtgtctctgtgtcatcTATAG